The Croceibacterium sp. TMG7-5b_MA50 genome segment GCCCCTTGCTGGTGGAGGACAAGGCGACCGTTGCCGACCGGGTCGTGACGGTCGCGGGTGACCCCGCCAGCCGGACGATGATCGGCACCGCCAACCGCAAGCTGGTCGAAAGCGAACACGCGCTCGCCACCACCGTGGAGCGGCACCGGGCGCTCTATCGTGGGCTGCTGCGCCGCTGACGAAGCCGTCACTATTCGGTGCAGCTTCAGACAGGGTTCACGCCGGGAATTGAATTGCGAGGCCCATGCGCTAAACAGCGCCGCCTTTCCCTAGCAACAGATCGACAGACCTTGGCCTCTCCTACCGACTACGACACCGCCCGCGCCGAACGGCTGGCCGCACGCCGGCAGGCGGAGGAAAACGTGCTGGTGCGCGAGATCGACGAGGCGGTGCGCAAGGAGGAGTTCGCCAGCAAGGTGCGCCGCTACGCCATCCCGATCGGGCTGGGCGTTCTGGCGCTACTGCTGGCGCTGGGCGGCTGGCTGCTGTGGCGGGACTGGCAGGCCAACGCGGCGGAGAAGCGTTCCGAACAGCTCGTATCGGCGCTGGACGAAATGGAAGGCGGATCGCGTGAGCAGGCGGAGAAGGAACTCGCCGCCATCGCCGAGGACGGCAACGATGCCGCCGCCCTGTCCGCCAGGCTGGCCCAGGCCGGGCTGGCCCTGCGCGGGGAGCGGCGGGACGAGGCGCTGGCGATCTACCGCACGATGAGCGCGGATGACGCTGCGCCCAAGCCGTACCGCGATATCGCCACGATCCGTCTCGCCGCCGCCGAGTTCGAGGATGTGCAGCCGCAGGTCATCATCGACCGGCTGAAGCCGTTGGCAGTGCCGGGCAATCCCTGGTTCGGCAGCGCCGGCGAACTGGTGGCGATGGCCTACCTCAAACAGAACCGCACGGACCTTGCCGGGCCGCTGCTGGTGCAGGTCGCGCGGGACGAGGCGGTGCCGCCATCGCTCCGTTCCCGCACCCGGCAGCTTGCCGGCATGCTCGGCTTCGATGCGGTCGATGATGCCGACCTGCAGCTGGAGGCGCCGGGCGGCGCCGCCCCTGCCACCGCGCAACAGGATTGATCCATGCTTCGTAACACGCGCACCCTGCTGGCCCTGCCGCTGCTGTCGCTGCTTGCCGCCTGCGGTATCTTCGGCGGCGACGATGGGCCGCGTACCCCGACCGTCGGCAACCGCACCCCGATCCTGTCGCGAGTGTCGCAGGTGGTGGAGGCGGACGAGGCGCTCGCCGGGACTCCCGTGGTGCTGCCGGCGCAGGCGCCCACGCCCGACTGGCCGCAGCCCGGCGGGAACGCGGCCAAGTCGCCCGGCCATGCG includes the following:
- a CDS encoding tetratricopeptide repeat protein, producing the protein MASPTDYDTARAERLAARRQAEENVLVREIDEAVRKEEFASKVRRYAIPIGLGVLALLLALGGWLLWRDWQANAAEKRSEQLVSALDEMEGGSREQAEKELAAIAEDGNDAAALSARLAQAGLALRGERRDEALAIYRTMSADDAAPKPYRDIATIRLAAAEFEDVQPQVIIDRLKPLAVPGNPWFGSAGELVAMAYLKQNRTDLAGPLLVQVARDEAVPPSLRSRTRQLAGMLGFDAVDDADLQLEAPGGAAPATAQQD